In Helicobacter mastomyrinus, the sequence TTTGAGGGCAGAGCGATACATTTTACACACGATGGAATGCAGTATTTTCTTGCCTATGCCACCCTCGATAAAGGCATAGCCTAGCCCTGTGATAATAGCAATATTGGGAATCTTTAGAGTATTGCAAAGCATAGAGCTATAAATAGCGGGTTTAATCGTGTAGTTAAAGACTATTTGAGGCTTAAGTGCACGTAAAGTATGGGTGAGGTGATAGAGGGTGCGTATATCTTTGAGAGGATTAAGTGAGCGAGAATCTATAGAGAAATGATGTGTAGTAAAGCCCTCATTTTGTAGCTTGGGGGTGCTTGTATCAAAAGGGGCGATGATGTGTATGTCAAAGCCTCTATCTTTCAGGGATTTTAGGACTTGTAAGCGGAAGTTATACATCGCATAGGAGGTATTACTCACAAAGGCAAGGATAGGTTTAGAATCTTGTGAGTTGGCTTTGGGCGGCTTATCATTCATAATATGGGCTGTGGTGCAAAGATAATGTGAGATAATTCTATGTATATCAAAACGTTTTTTGACAAAGTCTCTCCCCCTTTTACCCATTTCTTTTATACGTGTGGGGGTGAGGAGATTCATAGCTGTTATGAGGGCTTGAGTATTTTTAGGCGGGATAAGTATGCCATTTTGCCCTATAAGGAGGTTTTTATAGACTTTAAGCGGTGGAGCGATACATTCTTTACAGCCCGGGACATTAGTGCTAATGATGGGTTTCCCCATACTCATAGCCTCTAACAATACACGCGGAACACCTTCTTTATAGCTTGGCAGCACAATACAAGAGCTAGATTCTATAAATTCCCTGACATCGTGGGCTTCCCCTAGATAGGTGATAATGCCTTGCTTGTCCCAAAGTGTGATTTGAGCCTTGCTTATCGCACTAGGATTAGGGCAATCGCAAGCCCCCAAAAGATAAAATCTAGGCATATTGCAGCCTTAAAGGGCTTTTGGCAACGGGTGTGAAAACACCTAGTGGATAAGAGAAAAGCGATAATAGGGCAAAGTAAGGATGTGCGAGTTGAGAAAAAAGAGAGGGAGAAAAAATCGATAAAAATGAACGATAGAAAGTAAAATACCAAAGGGCAATAAATCCTACTCTATCCCTCCCCCCCCCCGTTGCTTCTAAAGAGCATAATTAGTCTATCTTTAAGCTTAGTGAGTGGCTTAAGCAAGATAAAAAGTGGCAGGGTGCTTAGGTGGTTTTCCCTCCACGCTTGGGCGCATTGCAAGTTTGCTTTAAATATATTTTTTAAACTCACATTTGAAGCCCCGCCAACGCGCATTTTTACAAAGCATTTATCGATATAAAAGCTCTTTAGCGCATATTTATATAAAAACCGCAGCATAAGCTCATAATCTGCAGCA encodes:
- a CDS encoding glycosyltransferase encodes the protein MNLLTPTRIKEMGKRGRDFVKKRFDIHRIISHYLCTTAHIMNDKPPKANSQDSKPILAFVSNTSYAMYNFRLQVLKSLKDRGFDIHIIAPFDTSTPKLQNEGFTTHHFSIDSRSLNPLKDIRTLYHLTHTLRALKPQIVFNYTIKPAIYSSMLCNTLKIPNIAIITGLGYAFIEGGIGKKILHSIVCKMYRSALKKTYQVWFLNTDDMQEFLNHSLIKQSQAFLLDSEGVDCQYFTSSQCTKNKQDSKEMVFLLIARMLWYKGVGEFAEAAKIMQDK